GCCATCGCCATCGCGGCGGGCACCCTCTCCGGCGGCTGGCGCGTGATCCGCACCCTGGGCAAGGGCCTCGTCGAGATCGAGTCCCCGCAGGGAATGGCGGCCGAGGCCACCTCCGCAGCTATCATCCTGACCTCCGCCGCGGGCGGCATGGCGCTGTCCACCACCCACGTCTCCACCGGCTCCATCCTCGGCACCGGCCTGGGCAAGAGGGGTGCCAAGGTGCGCTGGGGCGTGGCCATGCGAATGGTCTCCGCATGGCTGATCACCCTGCCGTGCGCCGCCGCGGTGGGATTCGTCTCCTGGTGGATCGCGACCGGCGTCTCCGGAGTCGCCAACACCACCACCGGTGTGATCGTCGACTTCATCCTGCTCATCGCGATGGCCGCCATTATCGTCATCCGTTCGCAGATGAACCCGATCGATGCCAAGAACGTCAACGACGATTGGGACGCCGACGCCGAGAGCGTCGACAGCTCCATGAAGAAGGAACCGGCCGCCGCAAAGGCAGCTGCTCAGCCCGCCACCGCCGAAGGGAACTAAGTCATGACCGCGTCCGAAATTGCTATCGACATCACCCGTGTCGCGGGGCTGGCACTGCTCTTCGGCGCCGGAATCCCGCTGCTGTTCGCGCTGGGCATGCGCTGCATGACCGGCGACCCGATCCGCAACGAACAGGGCGTCATTATCGGCGACACCGAGGCCTCTGCCCAGATGAAGGTGCTCGGCTGGACCGTGTACGCGGTCCTCGCGTTCGTCATTCTGGTGGCGATCACCTGGATCTCCAAGGACACCCTCAACCACTACTTCGGCTGGGAGCTTTTCGGAGGGCTCTCCAGCAAGCACTAGGCGTTAATATCACGAAAGCCGCCCTGGTATGACCAGGGCGGCTTTCGTCGGCTTAGGCGAGCGAGTTGCGCAGCCGGGCGATGTGCAAGGCGATGTACGCGAGCTCGTTGTCGTTGATCGCGCGGCCGCGCCCCTCGAGGTGGGACCGCACGGTCCGCGCCACCTTGACCGCCGTGGGGTCGTCGTTCTCGAGGGCGGTCAGCATCGAGTCGGACGAAGAGGTAGCGCAGGTGCGTGATGAAACGCGCGACGGTGGTGGAGTCCGGGGACAGCTCCCGGCCGAGCTCCGCGGATACGAGCGCGAGGGTGTTCGCGATCTCCTTGGTGGATGCCTCGGCCTTGGACATGTCGCCCGCGGCGAACTGCGCGTTGATGAAGTGCATGGCGATCGCGGCCGCCTCGTCGCCGTGAAGCCTCACGCCGGAGAGCTGCTCGATGCGGTCGAGGGCGAGCTTACCCAGCGTGTACTCCTTCGGGTAGAGGGGGGAGACCTCCCACACCAGCGGGTAGCTGACCTCTAACCCGCCTTTCGCCCGCTCGAGCGCGAAGGAAATGTGGTCGGCGAGCCCGGGGGTGAGCAGCTCCGGATCCTTGCGGATCTGGGACTCGCTCACGATCTCGGACGCGAGGGTGATGAGCTCCAGCGGGATCTCTGACAGGAGGGCGGTGCGGTTTGCGATGGGGTGGACGGTGCTGGGGCGAAAAACCTGCTCCGCCTGCTCGGCATCGATCGTATCCCCCAGCTTCCGCCCGAAGCTCAACCCCTTGCCCAAACAAATAGTCTGACCTCCATGTTCATCTGAACACAGCACAGCATTGTTGTTGAGCGCGCGAATAACGGCCATGAAGATCAGGCTACCCTGTGTGAATTCAAAGCTCTGCGCCGTCGGTGGCGATCACGGTGCGGTACCAGTCGAACGAGGCCTTCTTGCGGCGCTCCATGGTGCCGTTGCCCTCGTTGTCGCGGTCGACGTAGATCATGCCGTAGCGCTTCTTCATCTCGCCGGTGGTGAAGGACACCAGGTCGATGATGCCCCACGGCGTGTACCCGATGAGGTCGACGCCGTCCTCGAGGACCGCCTGCTTGACCGCCGCGATGTGGTTGCGCAGGTAGTCGATGCGGGCTGGGTCGTCGATGGTGCCGTCCGGCTGGACGGTGTCCGAAGCCGTTCTCCACGATGAACAGGGGGATCTGGTAGCGGTTGTAGAAGGTGTTGAGCGAGTTGCGCAGCCCCTGAGGGTCGATGCCCCAGCCCCACTCGGAGACCTTGATGTAGGGGTTCTCCACGGAGTTGCGCAAGGCACCGCTGGTGGACTTGGACGGGTCGGTGTCCGCGTCGTGCTTGACGGTGTTGGACATGTAGTAGGAGAAGCCGAGGTAGTCGACCTTTCCTGCGCGGAGGATCTCCTCGTCGCCGTCCTGGAAGCCGGGGTCGAGCCCCTCGCACTCGAACTTCTTGAAAGTATAGGCGGGGTAGTAGCCGCGGATCTGCACGTCCGGGAAGAAGAACCTGTCGCGGCCCGCGATCTCGGCGGCCATGATGTCCTCCGGGTCGCAGCTGTACGGGTAGATAGGGACCATGGCCACCATCGCGCCGATCTGGAACTCGGGGTTGATCTCGTGGCCGGCGGCGACGGCCTTGGCCGAGGCCAGAAGGCAGTTGTGGGCGGTCTGGTAGAGGACCTGTTGGGGGTTCTCGCCCTCGTCGATGGTCACGCCGGAGTTGGTCCAGAGGAAGATGGGGTTGTCCACGTTCATCTGGTTGTTGATCTCGTTGAAGGTCATCCAGTACTTGACCCTGCCGTTGTAGCGCTCGAAGCACACGCGGGCGAAGCGCTCGAAGAACTCGACCAGCTTGCGGTTGCGGAAGCCGCCGTAGGTGCGCGCGAGGTGCAGCGGGATCTCGAAGTGGCTGAGCGTGATGACGGGCTCGATGCCGTACTTGAGCAGCTCGTCGAAGACCTCGTCGTAGAACTTCAGGCCCTCCTCGTTGGGCTCGAGCTCGTCGCCCTGGGGGAAGATGCGGGACCAGGCGATGGAGGTGCGGAAGCACTTCAGCCCCATCTCGGCGAACAGCTTGATGTCCTCGCGGAAATGGCCGTAGAAGTCGATGGCCTCGTGGTTCGGGTAGAACTCGTTGGGGTCGACGGTCTCAGTGATCCGGCGGGGCACCCCGTTGGCACCCGCGGTGAGCACGTCAACCACGGAGGGGCCCTTGCCGCCAGCGTTCCAGCCGCCTTCGAATTGGTGCGCGGCGCAGGCGCCGCCCCACAGGAAATCGGGGGAGAGGGAGGTAGTCATGTTAGTTTGCTCCTTCCGCGACGAGCGCTGCCTGTGCGGGGACCGCTGCCATGAGCTCGTTGCCGTGGGTGGTTCGGGTAGAGGGGTGGACGACGATCTCGTCGTAGTTCTTGGTGTTGGTGACGATGACCGGGGTGGTCAGCGAGTAGCCAGCGACGGTGATGGACTTGGCGTCGAACTCGACGAGGAGGTCGCCCCCCGCGACGCGCTGGCCCTTGGCTACGTGGCTGGTGAACGGCTTGCCCTTGAGCGCGACGGTGTCGAGGCCGATGTGGACGAGGACCTCCACGCCATCGTCGGAGATGATGCCGACGGCGTGCTTGGAGGGCAGGACGGTGGCGACGGTGCCGTCGAAGGGGGCGTAGACCTTGTTGTCGGTGGGCGACGGCGACGCCGTCGCCCATGGTGCCCTTGGAGAAGACCGGGTCGTCGACCTCGCTGAGGGCGAGGACGGTGCCGGTGACGGGGCTCGAGATGCGGAAGTCCTTCTCCTTGGTGGCAAGCGGCTCGTGGTACTCGGCCGCGGCGGCGTCGGAGTCCGGCTCCTCCTCCGAGGCAGGTGCCTCGGAGGTGATGTCGGTGAAGCCGACGAGGAACACGCCCACGATGGCACCGAAGAAGGCGACGAGGCAGCCGATGATCTCACCAGTGAGGGAGTTGGTGCCGGGCTGGTAGGCATTCATGATGGTCAGCGGGCCGGGGAGGCCGGCGTAGACGTACTGGAGGGAACCGAACAGGGAGACCACGATGGCGCCGATCGCACCGGCGACGCAGCCCACGATGAACGGCTTCTTCAGGCGCAGCGTGACACCGTAGATGGCGGGCTCGGTGATGCCGAAGACACCGGTGAGGGATGCGGAGGCCGCGACCTTCTTCATCTCCACGCTGCGGGACTTGAGGAACACGCCGAAGGCGGCGCCGACTTGGGCGATGACCGCGGGGGTCTGGAATGCCTGGAAAAGGTTCGAGCCGTTCTGGGCGAAGTTGGCCATGACCATGGGGGTAACCCCCAGTGGACGCCGAAGATGACGATGACCTGACAGAATCCACCGACGGTGGCGGCCGCGAGCAGCGGGGCCACCTTGACCAGCCAGTTGAATCCGTCGGCGATGAGGATGGCGCCATCGTTAGACAGCGGGCCGATGATGAGCAGCGTCAGCGGGACGGCGATGACTAGGCACAGCAGCGGGGTGAACAGCTGGACGACAACCTCGGGCAGGTACTTGCGGAAGAAGCGCTCTAGGTGAGACAGGCCCCACACGATGAACAGTGGCGGCAGGACCGTGGAGGTGTAGGTGGTCTGGCTCAGCCCCATGCCGAAGAGGGACACGTGCTCGCCGTCGGCGACTCGCGAGGCGAGCTCGGTGAGCGAGGGGCTCACCAGCGCGCCGACCGCGGCGACCGCGATGAAGGTGTTGGTCTTGAAGAACTGGGAGGCGGTCACCGCGATGAGATGGGCAGGAAGGTGAACTGCGCCCAGGAGATGAGGGAGAAGACCTCGTAGGTGCCGGTCTCCTTGAAGCCCGGTGCGGCCGCGGTGATGATGATCAGCGCGCCCTGGATGAGGCCGGCTGCGGCGAGGACGTAAATGAAAGGGGCGAATACAGCGGACATCATCGCGATGATGCGGTTCATCAGGCGCGGCTTGTTCTCCGCGTCGTCGACCTGTTGCTCGTTGGGGTCGATCCCGAGCTCGTCGACGACGGCGTCGTAGACGTCGCCGACGCGGTTGCCGATGACGACCTGGAACTGGCCGCCCTTTTCCACCGTGGTGATGACGCCGGGGAGGTTGCCGATCTTATCGTGTGCGTCCTCGGGGACCTCCTTGAGGACCAAGCGGAGGCGGGTGGCGCAGCGGGTCGCGGTGGAGATGTTCTTGGGCCCGCCGACAAGCGTGATGATGTCGTGCGCGAGCTTGGGGTAGTCACGAACTTGAGTGCTCATGATTGGAGTCTCTTTCGACTTGAAAATGGCTAGTGGATTTTTCCCAAGACAAAAGAAAAGACCCGGAGAAAACAAGGAAGCGAGCCCACTTTTGATCATTGGGGGAACTCCGCTTCAGGTTCTTGCCTCTTCCGAGTAACAGGCCTTATAGCCGATGCCTCAACAAGTACTCCTCACACGACGGGACGTCAAGGGGTTGGGCCACAATTCCCCAAAGAATGAGTCTTAAGTCACAAACGGGCGGCGGGTTTTCCTAGCTGTGCGGATCCGGCGCAATGGGGGAGAGAAAAGTGCCGCCACGAAACGCGAGAATGTCGCCGCGCGCGGCGGAAAAGTTAACTACAATACTGCCTAAGGTTAACGGCAGGTAAACAGAGTTTAAATAGATAGTTGCCTTCAGGGGTGCTCGGTGCTAACGTGGACGAATCCACAACATCAGCCGCCCTCGCAGCGCCCGATTCGGCGGAAGGCGGCTTGTGTACAGGAGTTGCGAAAGTAACCGATTTGAACACGGAGAGGTGAGCTCACATGACCACTTTTAACGACTTCCTTGGGAAGGTCTCCGCCACGTTCACGGGCTCGACCACCACGGGTCTCGACGTTCTCGAGACGACCTCGGTTCCCGCCCGCGTGGCAGAGGAACTACTCGCGTGGGACTTCGTCCCCGCGACCCCATCCGAGGTGACGGAGGCGTTCGTCCACGTCACCGGCCGCGCACCGCGCGAAGAAGACATGTTCGAGGTAGAGCAGTTCCTGCTCAGCTTCGACTGGCTGGCCTAGGCCGCCAGGCAAAGACCACAAAGGCGTCCCGCCCCAGAGATGGGGGAGGGACGCCTTCTATCGTTTCGGGCCCTTAGTTGGCGTGCAGCGCGTCGTTGAGCGCGACCGCCTCGGACTTCCACGCGGTGGCCTCGATCGCGCCGGACAGGGAGTTGCGGCGGAACAGTATGTTGTTCGCGCCCGCCAGCTCGAGCGCCTTGGTGGTGTCGCCGTCCTGCTTGCCCAGGGCCTCTGCCACGGCGGCGCGGACGATGACCTTGGAACCGGCGGTCACGTAGAGGCCTGCCTCGATGACGCAGTCGTCGCCGAGCGGGATGCCGCAGCCGGAGTTGGCGCCGAGCAGGCAGCGCTTGCCCAGGGAGATGACCTGCTTGCCGCCGCCAGACAGAGTACCCATGATGGAGGCGCCGCCGCCGACGTCGGAGCCGTCATCGACGACGACGCCCGCGGAGATGCGGCCCTCGACCATCGAATTGCCGAGCGTGCCGGCGTTGAAGTTGACGAAGCCCTCGTGCATGACCGTGGTGCCCTCTGCAAGGTGGGCGCCGAGGCGGACGCGGTCGGCGTCGCCGATGCGCACGCCGGTGGGCAGGACGTAGTCGACCATGCGCGGGAACTTGTCCACGGAGTAGACGATGACCGGGCCGCGGGCCTGCAGCTTGGCGCGGGTGAGCTCGAAGCCCGCGGGCAGGCACGGGCCGAAGTTGGTCCACACCACGTTGGTGAGCAGGCCGAAGATGCCGTCGAGGTTCTGGCCGTGAGGTTTGACTAGGCGGTGGGAAAGCAGGTGCAGGCGCAGGTAGGCGTCGTAGGCGTCGACCGGTGCGGCGTCGAGGTCGGCGATCTCGGTGCGGACGGCGATGCGCTCGACTCCGCGGGCTGCGTCGACACCCGTCAGGGAGGCGAGGTCGGCGGAGACCTCGGCGCCGGTCAGGGTGGTGGTCCCGGTGGTGGCGGTGTCGGCCAGCTCAGGGGCCGGGAACCAGGCGTCGAGCACGGTTCCGTCGGGGGTCACGGTGGCAAGTCCAATGGCAAGTGCAGAAGTCATGCCGACTACATTACAAGTTTTGTCTATTGATAGGGGAATTAAACAAAAGCGCCGAACCGGTGGCCGGTTCGGCGCCTAGAAGGGAGGGAGCCTACTGGGCGGCGGCAATGGCGGCCGCGTGCTTCCTCGTGGTGAACGACGACGCGACGATCGCGCCGAAGATGATGGCCACGGACCAGATCTGGGCCCGCGACGAAGCGTCGGAAAGCATGAGCACGACGAGCCCCGCGATGAGTACGAGCGACAGGATCGGCAGCCACGGGTGTCCCCACATGCGCAGATCGGTTAGCTCGCCGGACTTTTCCAGCTGCGGGTGCAGCCTGAGGTAGCTGAGCGCGATCATCGCCCACAGCACGATGAGACAGCCGCCCACCGCGTTGAGGAGGAAGGTGAGCAGCCCCGGCGGGTTCCAATACTGCAGGCCGACCGAGACGAAGGCGAAGAACATCGACAGCAGGACGGCGGCGGTAGGAACCGCGTGGTGGTTGGTCTTGGCGAAGATCTTCGGCGCGTCGCCGCGGGCCGCGAGCGAGTGGACGAGGCGGGAGGTGGCGTAGATCTGCGCGTTGAAGGCGGACAGCAGCGCGAGGACGATGACCGTCTCCATGAATCCCACGACGCCCGGGATGTTCGCCATGCCGAGAATGATCGTGAACGGCGACTCGGCGGCGGTGTCCGCGCCCTGGATGGTGTCATACGGCATGAGGAAGGTGATGATCAAGACGCTGCCCAGGTAGAACAGCGAAATGCGCCAGATGACGCTGCGCACCGCGACGGCGATGGCGCGGCGCGGGTTCTCGGACTCGGCGGCCGCGATGGTGATGATCTCGATGCCTCCGAAGGCGAAGGCGACCGCGAGCAGGCCGGTGGCCACGCCGCTGAGGCCATTGGGCATGAAGCCGTGACCGAGGAAGTTGCTCGTGCCCACGAAGTCGTGGCCGGGCAACAGGCCGAAGATGAGCAGCAGGCCGATGACGAGGAAGCCCAGGATGACGGCGACCTTGACGAAGGCGAACCAGAACTCAAACTCGCCGAAACCGCGCACCTGCGCGAGGTTGACCACGGCGAAGAAGACCACGCAGATGAGCGCCGGGATCCACGGCTCCACGCCGAACCACGCGCCCATCATGGCCGCCGCGCCGGTCATCTCCGCGCCCATGACCATGGTCAGCATGAACCAGTACAGCCAGCCGAGCGAGAATCCCGCCCAGTGGCCGAAGGCCTGCTCGCCGTAGATGGAGAACGAGCCCGATTCCGGGCGGGCGGCGGCCAGCTCGCCCAGCATCTGCATGACGAGGACGACGATGCCGCCCGCGATCATGTAGGCGATGAGGACGGCGGGGCCAGCGGCCTGGATACCGACGCCGGTGCCGAGGAAGAGGCCCGCGCCGATGGCGGAGCCCAGGCCCATCATGGTCAGGTGGCGCGTTTTGAGGCCGTGACCAAGGTCTGTGGGGCGGGTTGCCGGTGTGCTCCCGCCGGTTGCTTGAGAACTCATACCTCAAACAGTACTGGTGAATCGATTGCGCACCCGGCCTGGGGTGCGCCCTAGCCTTAGGCCTCGATGGGGGCGATGCGGCGGGCCACCGGCTCCGGGTGGCCGGGCTCCATGCGA
This is a stretch of genomic DNA from Corynebacterium vitaeruminis DSM 20294. It encodes these proteins:
- a CDS encoding PRD domain-containing protein codes for the protein MAVIRALNNNAVLCSDEHGGQTICLGKGLSFGRKLGDTIDAEQAEQVFRPSTVHPIANRTALLSEIPLELITLASEIVSESQIRKDPELLTPGLADHISFALERAKGGLEVSYPLVWEVSPLYPKEYTLGKLALDRIEQLSGVRLHGDEAAAIAMHFINAQFAAGDMSKAEASTKEIANTLALVSAELGRELSPDSTTVARFITHLRYLFVRLDADRPRERRPHGGQGGADRAVPPRGARPRDQRQRARVHRLAHRPAAQLARLSRRKPPWSYQGGFRDINA
- a CDS encoding PTS transporter subunit EIIB, which codes for MSTQVRDYPKLAHDIITLVGGPKNISTATRCATRLRLVLKEVPEDAHDKIGNLPGVITTVEKGGQFQVVIGNRVGDVYDAVVDELGIDPNEQQVDDAENKPRLMNRIIAMMSAVFAPFIYVLAAAGLIQGALIIITAAAPGFKETGTYEVFSLISWAQFTFLPISSR
- a CDS encoding amino acid permease, coding for MSSQATGGSTPATRPTDLGHGLKTRHLTMMGLGSAIGAGLFLGTGVGIQAAGPAVLIAYMIAGGIVVLVMQMLGELAAARPESGSFSIYGEQAFGHWAGFSLGWLYWFMLTMVMGAEMTGAAAMMGAWFGVEPWIPALICVVFFAVVNLAQVRGFGEFEFWFAFVKVAVILGFLVIGLLLIFGLLPGHDFVGTSNFLGHGFMPNGLSGVATGLLAVAFAFGGIEIITIAAAESENPRRAIAVAVRSVIWRISLFYLGSVLIITFLMPYDTIQGADTAAESPFTIILGMANIPGVVGFMETVIVLALLSAFNAQIYATSRLVHSLAARGDAPKIFAKTNHHAVPTAAVLLSMFFAFVSVGLQYWNPPGLLTFLLNAVGGCLIVLWAMIALSYLRLHPQLEKSGELTDLRMWGHPWLPILSLVLIAGLVVLMLSDASSRAQIWSVAIIFGAIVASSFTTRKHAAAIAAAQ
- the dapD gene encoding 2,3,4,5-tetrahydropyridine-2,6-dicarboxylate N-succinyltransferase; its protein translation is MTSALAIGLATVTPDGTVLDAWFPAPELADTATTGTTTLTGAEVSADLASLTGVDAARGVERIAVRTEIADLDAAPVDAYDAYLRLHLLSHRLVKPHGQNLDGIFGLLTNVVWTNFGPCLPAGFELTRAKLQARGPVIVYSVDKFPRMVDYVLPTGVRIGDADRVRLGAHLAEGTTVMHEGFVNFNAGTLGNSMVEGRISAGVVVDDGSDVGGGASIMGTLSGGGKQVISLGKRCLLGANSGCGIPLGDDCVIEAGLYVTAGSKVIVRAAVAEALGKQDGDTTKALELAGANNILFRRNSLSGAIEATAWKSEAVALNDALHAN
- a CDS encoding PTS transporter subunit EIIC; translation: MTASQFFKTNTFIAVAAVGALVSPSLTELASRVADGEHVSLFGMGLSQTTYTSTVLPPLFIVWGLSHLERFFRKYLPEVVVQLFTPLLCLVIAVPLTLLIIGPLSNDGAILIADGFNWLVKVAPLLAAATVGGFCQVIVIFGVHWGLPPWSWPTSPRTARTFSRHSRPPRSSPKSAPPSACSSSPAAWR